One window of the Arthrobacter sp. D5-1 genome contains the following:
- a CDS encoding VOC family protein: MTAPQLYITFPGTAREALGFYAKIFGGELSLHSFEDFNRTDGPSDAIAHGVLSGAVSLFGSDAAGGETTVKIQGAMLALLGAADPEVLHEWFDKLSDGGRILDPLAPKPWGASDGQVVDRHGLHWLIGYEGTQ, from the coding sequence ATGACGGCACCCCAGCTCTATATCACTTTTCCCGGAACAGCCCGCGAGGCGCTTGGCTTTTACGCGAAGATCTTCGGCGGTGAGCTTTCCTTGCACAGCTTTGAGGACTTCAACCGCACGGACGGTCCGTCGGATGCCATCGCCCATGGGGTCCTGAGCGGTGCGGTCTCTTTGTTCGGATCCGACGCTGCCGGCGGTGAAACGACAGTCAAAATCCAAGGCGCGATGCTCGCGCTGTTGGGAGCTGCCGATCCCGAAGTTCTTCATGAATGGTTCGACAAATTGTCGGACGGCGGCCGAATTTTGGACCCACTCGCACCGAAGCCGTGGGGTGCATCAGACGGTCAAGTAGTGGACCGCCACGGCCTCCACTGGCT
- a CDS encoding TetR/AcrR family transcriptional regulator yields the protein MTGQQRKSQLIGIGRALFAARGLDGTTIEEIAASAGVSKPVIYEHFGSKEGLYRQVVETEFRILLDSITEALSTEAKPRVLVERAALALLGYIEDRTDGFRILMRDAPPSQPEGAFSTLLSHVTARVEHLLSDEFARRGFSAADGAMYAQMLVGMVAMTGQWWLDSRTPDKRAVAAHLVNLAWNGLTGLQKEPGLRSEA from the coding sequence ATGACCGGCCAGCAGCGCAAATCCCAGCTCATCGGCATTGGCCGCGCACTCTTCGCTGCCCGCGGCCTGGACGGCACCACCATTGAGGAAATCGCTGCCAGCGCGGGAGTTTCCAAGCCCGTCATCTACGAGCACTTCGGCTCCAAGGAAGGCCTGTACCGGCAGGTTGTGGAGACCGAATTCCGGATCCTGCTGGACTCCATTACCGAAGCCCTCAGTACCGAAGCCAAACCCCGGGTACTGGTGGAACGCGCAGCCCTGGCCCTCCTTGGCTACATCGAAGACCGCACCGACGGATTCCGGATCCTCATGCGTGACGCCCCGCCATCGCAGCCCGAAGGCGCCTTTTCCACACTGCTCTCCCACGTCACTGCCCGGGTGGAGCACCTGCTGTCCGACGAATTCGCCCGCCGCGGGTTCAGCGCCGCAGACGGTGCCATGTATGCGCAGATGCTGGTAGGGATGGTGGCAATGACCGGCCAGTGGTGGCTCGACAGCCGCACGCCGGACAAGCGCGCCGTCGCCGCCCACCTGGTGAACCTGGCATGGAACGGCCTCACCGGATTGCAAAAGGAGCCCGGGCTGCGTTCCGAGGCTTAG
- the glmU gene encoding bifunctional UDP-N-acetylglucosamine diphosphorylase/glucosamine-1-phosphate N-acetyltransferase GlmU: MSPESTGPAAVIVLAAGAGTRMKSRTPKILHEIGGRSMVGHALLAARSITPLKLALVVRHERDRVAEHVTGLDPEALIVDQDDVPGTGRAVEVALKALDAEAELTGTVVVTYGDVPLLTGELLGELVTTHEAEGNAVTVLTAVLDDATGYGRILRAEDGTVTGIREHKDASESERSIREVNSGIYAFDAAVLRTALAKVTTDNAQGEMYLTDVLGLARDAGGRVAAVVTEDRWQVEGANDRIQLSALGAEHNRRIIESWMRAGVTVVDPATTWIDSTVTLDEDVRLLPNTQLHGSTTVARDAVVGPDTTLTDVNVGEGAKVIRTHGSGSTIGAKASVGPFTYLRPGTVLGETGKIGAFYETKNVTIGRGSKLSHLGYAGDAEIGEDTNIGCGNITANYDGEKKHRTVIGSGVRTGSNTVFVAPVTVGDGAYSGAGAVIRKDVPAGALALSLAAQRNAEGWVIANRPGTSSAALAEAAQEPASASTSSQSPATIEEGK; this comes from the coding sequence GTGAGCCCCGAATCCACCGGTCCCGCAGCGGTCATAGTTTTGGCCGCAGGCGCTGGAACGCGCATGAAGTCCCGGACCCCCAAGATTCTCCACGAAATTGGCGGACGCTCCATGGTGGGCCACGCTCTCCTGGCAGCCCGTTCCATCACTCCGCTGAAGCTGGCGCTTGTTGTCCGGCACGAGCGCGACCGCGTGGCCGAGCACGTCACCGGGCTGGATCCCGAAGCATTGATTGTTGACCAGGACGATGTCCCCGGTACCGGTCGCGCAGTGGAGGTGGCCCTCAAGGCCCTCGACGCCGAAGCCGAACTTACCGGCACCGTCGTAGTGACGTACGGCGATGTTCCGCTCCTGACGGGCGAACTGCTCGGCGAACTCGTTACCACCCACGAGGCCGAGGGCAACGCTGTCACGGTACTCACCGCGGTCCTGGACGACGCCACGGGCTATGGCCGGATCCTCCGCGCCGAAGACGGAACTGTCACCGGCATCCGTGAACACAAAGATGCGAGCGAGTCCGAGCGCAGCATCCGCGAGGTCAACTCCGGTATCTACGCCTTCGATGCCGCCGTGCTGCGCACCGCGCTGGCGAAGGTGACCACGGACAACGCGCAAGGCGAGATGTACCTCACTGACGTCCTGGGATTGGCGCGCGACGCCGGTGGCCGGGTTGCCGCCGTCGTGACCGAAGACCGCTGGCAGGTTGAAGGCGCCAACGACCGCATCCAGCTTTCGGCGCTGGGCGCCGAGCACAACCGCCGCATCATCGAATCCTGGATGCGTGCCGGCGTGACCGTGGTTGACCCGGCCACCACCTGGATCGATTCGACGGTGACCCTCGACGAAGACGTCCGTCTGCTGCCCAACACCCAACTGCACGGTTCCACCACAGTGGCCCGCGACGCCGTCGTGGGTCCTGACACCACCTTGACCGATGTCAACGTGGGCGAGGGCGCGAAGGTGATCCGCACGCATGGTTCCGGTTCAACCATTGGCGCCAAGGCGAGCGTAGGACCGTTCACGTACCTCCGCCCGGGCACGGTGCTGGGGGAGACCGGCAAGATCGGCGCGTTCTACGAAACCAAGAACGTGACCATCGGCCGCGGTTCGAAGCTGTCCCACCTGGGCTACGCCGGCGACGCGGAAATCGGTGAGGACACCAATATCGGCTGCGGCAACATCACGGCCAACTACGACGGCGAGAAGAAGCACCGTACGGTCATCGGCTCGGGCGTCCGCACCGGTTCCAACACGGTCTTCGTTGCTCCCGTGACGGTAGGCGACGGTGCCTACAGTGGCGCCGGGGCCGTCATCCGCAAGGATGTTCCCGCAGGCGCCCTCGCCCTCAGCCTGGCCGCGCAGCGGAACGCCGAAGGTTGGGTCATTGCCAACCGTCCGGGGACCTCTTCCGCTGCTTTGGCTGAAGCCGCCCAGGAACCGGCGTCCGCCTCCACATCCTCACAATCCCCGGCAACCATAGAAGAAGGCAAATAG
- a CDS encoding ribose-phosphate diphosphokinase: MSEITAHGEKKLILAAGRAHPELAQEIAKELETELLPIDAYDFANGEIYVRSAESVRGTDAFVIQAHPAPLNNWLMEQLIMIDSLKRASAKRITVVSPFYPYSRQDKKGRGREPISARLVADLYKTAGADRIMSVDLHTSQIQGFFDGPVDHLMAIPLLADYIRTKVEADNITVVSPDTGRVRVAEQWAERLGGAPLAFVHKSRDLTVPNQAVSKTVVGQVEGRTCVLIDDMIDTGGTISGAVQVLKNAGAKDVIIACTHAVFSDPAAQRLADSGAREVVVTNTLPIPAEKRFPSLTVLSIAPLIARAIREVFDDGSVTSLFDGKA; encoded by the coding sequence ATGAGCGAAATTACCGCACACGGAGAGAAGAAATTAATTCTCGCCGCCGGAAGGGCACATCCGGAGCTGGCGCAGGAAATCGCGAAGGAGCTGGAGACTGAGCTCCTGCCCATCGACGCCTACGACTTCGCCAATGGGGAAATCTACGTCCGTTCGGCCGAGAGCGTGCGAGGCACCGATGCCTTCGTCATCCAGGCCCACCCGGCACCGCTGAACAACTGGCTGATGGAGCAGTTGATCATGATCGACTCCCTGAAGCGCGCCTCTGCCAAGAGGATCACGGTTGTTTCGCCGTTCTACCCCTACTCCCGCCAGGACAAGAAGGGCCGCGGCCGCGAGCCCATCTCGGCCCGCCTGGTTGCCGACCTGTACAAGACTGCCGGCGCGGACCGCATCATGTCCGTGGACCTGCACACCTCGCAGATCCAGGGCTTCTTCGACGGCCCCGTTGACCACCTCATGGCCATCCCGCTGTTGGCTGACTACATCCGCACCAAGGTTGAGGCTGACAACATCACCGTTGTTTCCCCCGACACTGGCCGCGTCCGCGTTGCCGAGCAGTGGGCCGAACGACTGGGCGGCGCCCCGCTGGCGTTCGTGCACAAGAGCCGCGACCTCACGGTTCCCAACCAGGCTGTTTCCAAGACCGTTGTTGGCCAGGTGGAAGGCCGCACCTGCGTCCTGATCGATGACATGATCGACACCGGTGGAACCATCTCCGGTGCTGTCCAGGTCCTGAAGAACGCCGGTGCCAAGGACGTCATCATCGCCTGCACCCACGCGGTCTTCTCCGACCCCGCGGCGCAGCGCCTGGCCGATTCCGGCGCCCGCGAAGTCGTGGTCACCAACACGCTGCCCATCCCTGCCGAGAAGCGCTTCCCGTCATTGACGGTGTTGTCGATCGCACCGCTGATTGCACGCGCCATCCGTGAAGTGTTCGACGACGGTTCGGTCACCAGCCTGTTTGACGGCAAGGCATAA
- a CDS encoding 50S ribosomal protein L25/general stress protein Ctc produces MSEQKLTAELRTEFGKGFARRARMAGQIPAVIYGHGAEPIHINLPGRATTLAVRVSNALLAIDVEGEQHLTLVKDIQRDPVKQIIEHVDLQTVKAGEKVTVDIAIHVSGEVAPGAVASLEATTVSLEAEATHVPTAVEVSIEGLKAGESIHASDLVLPKGSTLLTEGDTLVVRIAETASEAEEEAPAAE; encoded by the coding sequence ATGTCTGAGCAGAAGCTCACCGCAGAACTGCGCACCGAATTCGGCAAGGGTTTCGCCCGCCGTGCACGCATGGCCGGCCAGATCCCGGCTGTCATCTACGGCCACGGCGCAGAGCCGATCCACATCAACCTGCCGGGCCGCGCCACCACGCTGGCAGTGCGCGTTTCCAACGCCCTTCTGGCGATCGACGTCGAGGGCGAGCAGCACCTGACGCTCGTCAAGGACATCCAGCGCGATCCCGTAAAGCAGATCATCGAGCACGTTGACCTGCAGACCGTGAAGGCTGGCGAGAAGGTTACCGTCGACATCGCGATCCACGTTTCAGGTGAAGTTGCTCCGGGTGCTGTTGCCAGCCTCGAAGCCACCACGGTTTCCCTCGAGGCTGAGGCAACCCACGTTCCCACCGCCGTCGAGGTCAGCATCGAAGGCCTCAAGGCCGGCGAGAGCATCCACGCTTCCGACCTCGTCCTGCCGAAGGGTTCCACCCTCCTCACCGAAGGCGACACCCTGGTGGTCCGCATCGCTGAGACCGCTTCCGAGGCTGAAGAAGAAGCACCGGCCGCTGAGTAG
- the pth gene encoding aminoacyl-tRNA hydrolase has product MSDTWLIVGLGNPGSEYSNNRHNVGQMVLDELAARMGGKFKVHKARAQVVDGRLGIGGPRVVLAKPMTYMNTSGGPVAGLCNFFDIAADHVIAVHDEIDIPFNTVKLKLGGGEGGHNGLRDISKALATKDYLRVRVGVGRPPGRMETADYVLRDFATAEKKELPFLLDEAADAVQLLMDQGLLSAQQKHHPAKA; this is encoded by the coding sequence ATGAGTGACACTTGGCTGATTGTCGGCCTCGGCAACCCCGGCAGTGAGTACAGCAACAACCGGCACAACGTGGGCCAGATGGTGCTGGATGAACTTGCTGCCCGCATGGGCGGAAAGTTCAAGGTCCATAAGGCCCGGGCCCAGGTAGTGGACGGCCGGCTGGGTATCGGTGGCCCCCGCGTGGTGTTGGCCAAGCCCATGACGTACATGAACACGTCAGGGGGGCCGGTTGCGGGCTTGTGCAACTTTTTCGACATCGCCGCGGACCATGTCATAGCGGTCCACGACGAAATCGATATTCCTTTTAACACAGTCAAGCTAAAACTGGGCGGAGGCGAGGGCGGGCATAACGGCCTGCGGGACATCTCCAAAGCTCTCGCCACCAAGGACTATTTGCGCGTCCGCGTAGGAGTGGGGCGGCCTCCGGGCCGGATGGAGACCGCCGATTACGTCCTCCGGGATTTCGCCACCGCCGAAAAGAAGGAACTGCCGTTCCTGTTGGACGAGGCCGCCGACGCCGTGCAGTTGCTGATGGACCAGGGCTTGTTGTCTGCGCAGCAGAAACACCACCCCGCCAAAGCTTGA
- a CDS encoding LuxR C-terminal-related transcriptional regulator, with protein MSAELLNKGGGGAARAAAPDLVGGPTDRQTWSLLARSRDLSKAGKFLDSPDSYGVVLTGQRGIGKSGLARAVVSSLGPKVHSLQLRNTVANGQTPYGCLGFLLARLPSEAVSSPTGILHAVTSLIRQEAAGRDTVLIVDNAGGMDPMSTGVLLNLMATGTAKVVATVQRASDLPADFHRLVLEGELGEVHLNTLSEEQTKQVLGSVLGHYVSSTLVGSLHAAVGGNPMLLHALLEEQRQTGNLVLNDSVWTLRDRIKLEGATVVEDFVRSKLARETQASRTVVEILACAQRATLVDLAGIFGTEVLVEMEDSGLLAVERGENHWVSLRDPYVGEVVHSWLSTRRRRELRLMLHGPKEPELQGLAAQDLLSYAAWMHSCEDEPMPSPAHALAAGRAALDNYDPNFAIQCTLSLDPKDEEWVPGQRLKAAAYLMLDLPLHAAQALDEVSESHLAALDPVEFAEVTAAKCQAMTWIDGRAGMVPGVISDGLETLGAMAGNYPPETVAKAYNRLHLCSYEYNTYMGEYASIIDQLEEELAKDPQVDREHWLRSAFFLVEARCILGRELEAQELARTVSRHLGDTDRPAQLEEAFAKHAFLVLLLSGQWRQCIELMRRTPSRSSRLQYRGALTELGIGLAYAYAGKPASAIEPLRSAVAQLELRPAMNMNKVAYAATAFAYAQVGNSVEAGRYLDLYRTCRGEGTYFSESVADFCAEMAGRWMGDPDVKQRLLARVRDDVEKQRVTTAGICLFGATVEGTDEEYRLLEDIAGRRQGPLARISGNLARGALDRSSRSLLEAADAAAALDLLVVEARCVAMALDFARDAGETTVARTAQLRLERLEHSVSALPIQPRSDAPVLTERERQIAKLAGKGVSNREIAMDIGVSVRTVEGHLYQVFTKLGVSSRGELNGLL; from the coding sequence ATGTCGGCGGAGTTGCTAAACAAGGGCGGGGGAGGCGCAGCAAGGGCTGCGGCTCCCGATCTTGTGGGCGGACCAACGGACAGGCAAACGTGGTCGCTGCTGGCCCGCAGCCGCGATCTGTCCAAGGCGGGAAAATTCCTCGACTCACCCGATTCGTATGGGGTGGTCCTCACTGGTCAACGGGGAATCGGCAAATCCGGCCTCGCCCGCGCCGTAGTCTCCTCGCTGGGCCCCAAGGTCCACAGCCTTCAACTGCGGAACACTGTTGCCAATGGCCAAACTCCGTATGGATGCCTGGGTTTCCTGCTGGCCCGCCTGCCATCCGAAGCCGTCAGTTCTCCCACCGGCATCCTGCATGCAGTGACAAGCCTGATCAGGCAGGAAGCGGCGGGCCGGGACACCGTTCTCATTGTGGACAACGCCGGCGGCATGGACCCCATGAGTACAGGCGTGCTGCTGAACCTCATGGCCACCGGAACCGCCAAGGTAGTTGCCACAGTGCAGCGAGCCAGCGACCTGCCAGCCGACTTCCACCGTCTGGTCCTCGAAGGCGAGCTGGGGGAGGTCCATCTCAATACCCTGAGCGAAGAACAGACCAAGCAGGTGTTGGGATCGGTCCTGGGACACTACGTATCATCAACGCTGGTTGGTTCGCTGCACGCGGCAGTGGGCGGAAACCCGATGCTGTTGCATGCCCTCCTGGAAGAGCAGCGGCAAACCGGCAACTTGGTACTCAACGATTCCGTTTGGACGCTGCGTGACCGGATCAAACTGGAGGGCGCCACGGTGGTGGAGGACTTCGTCCGCTCCAAACTGGCGCGCGAAACACAGGCCAGCAGGACCGTCGTCGAAATCCTCGCCTGTGCGCAGCGCGCAACCCTGGTGGACCTGGCAGGCATCTTTGGCACCGAAGTTCTGGTAGAGATGGAAGACTCCGGGCTGCTCGCCGTTGAACGGGGCGAAAACCACTGGGTATCCCTGAGGGATCCCTATGTGGGCGAGGTGGTCCACAGCTGGCTGAGCACCCGCCGCAGACGCGAACTGCGGCTGATGCTTCATGGCCCCAAAGAGCCTGAACTGCAGGGCCTCGCCGCGCAGGATCTCCTGAGCTATGCCGCATGGATGCACTCCTGCGAAGACGAACCAATGCCCTCGCCTGCCCACGCCTTGGCAGCCGGACGCGCAGCCCTGGACAACTACGATCCCAACTTTGCCATCCAGTGCACGCTGTCCTTGGATCCCAAAGACGAAGAGTGGGTCCCGGGGCAGCGGCTGAAAGCTGCGGCGTACCTCATGCTGGACCTGCCGTTGCACGCCGCCCAGGCTCTGGATGAGGTGTCCGAGTCCCACCTTGCCGCGCTGGACCCGGTGGAGTTCGCGGAAGTAACCGCCGCGAAATGCCAGGCAATGACGTGGATTGATGGTCGGGCGGGCATGGTGCCGGGGGTCATCTCCGACGGACTTGAGACTCTCGGGGCCATGGCCGGCAACTACCCGCCTGAGACAGTGGCCAAGGCCTATAACCGCCTTCACCTGTGCAGTTATGAGTACAACACCTACATGGGTGAGTACGCCTCCATCATCGATCAATTGGAGGAAGAACTGGCCAAGGATCCTCAAGTGGACCGGGAGCACTGGTTAAGGTCGGCGTTCTTCCTGGTTGAGGCCCGCTGCATTCTGGGCCGGGAGCTTGAGGCGCAGGAACTTGCGCGGACCGTTTCACGGCATCTGGGCGATACTGACCGGCCTGCCCAGCTTGAAGAAGCCTTTGCCAAGCACGCTTTCCTGGTCCTCTTGCTGTCCGGGCAGTGGAGGCAATGCATCGAACTCATGCGTCGCACACCGTCCCGGTCGTCGCGGCTTCAGTACAGGGGTGCCCTGACTGAACTGGGCATCGGCCTCGCCTACGCCTACGCCGGTAAACCTGCCAGTGCCATTGAGCCCCTCAGATCCGCGGTTGCCCAGCTGGAACTCCGCCCGGCAATGAACATGAACAAGGTAGCCTACGCTGCCACCGCTTTTGCCTATGCGCAGGTGGGCAATTCCGTGGAAGCGGGCCGTTATCTGGACCTGTACAGGACATGCCGTGGTGAGGGAACCTATTTCTCCGAATCCGTGGCTGATTTCTGTGCTGAGATGGCTGGGCGATGGATGGGGGATCCGGACGTCAAGCAGCGGCTCCTGGCCCGGGTCCGCGACGACGTCGAGAAACAGCGGGTGACCACTGCCGGCATCTGCCTCTTCGGCGCCACGGTTGAAGGCACCGACGAAGAGTACCGGCTGCTCGAGGATATTGCCGGGCGCCGCCAGGGGCCACTGGCCCGGATTTCCGGGAACCTCGCCCGCGGTGCACTGGACAGGAGTTCACGGTCCCTGCTGGAGGCAGCCGACGCCGCTGCCGCGCTGGACCTGTTGGTGGTCGAAGCCAGGTGCGTGGCCATGGCACTGGACTTTGCCCGGGACGCGGGTGAGACAACCGTTGCCCGCACGGCGCAGCTGAGGCTGGAACGGCTGGAGCATTCCGTGTCCGCGTTGCCGATACAACCGCGCAGCGACGCGCCGGTATTGACGGAGCGGGAACGCCAAATTGCTAAACTCGCCGGGAAGGGTGTCAGCAACCGTGAAATCGCGATGGATATTGGGGTGTCTGTGCGAACTGTCGAAGGCCATTTGTACCAGGTGTTCACAAAGTTGGGTGTTTCGTCTCGAGGCGAGCTCAATGGGCTCCTATGA
- a CDS encoding AAA family ATPase → MRAEHLVGRDAELELAMKILRQEGAGAVLLVADPGIGKTALAAEIASRLAGEMVVMRVHGSPALSAVPYGVLAPYLLDLPVEQATSPVAILREFWAQFEKRRGGQGARLLLIVDDAHDLDEGSTQILAELVTAGWARLVATGRPRPGLPPALLQLWYDGLAERLELHPLDHEGVTELAEKTLDGTVMASAADVLHSVSEGNPLLLRCLLDDSRADGNLVRRNGVWFLTRALSGSGEGLAEVVRNRVLRSSEAEREAMYVIALSEPVPAAVLDTQVGRETVRALMDSRLVLSTNGPGSPLKMWHPMYSEALRQLVSPARSLQIRQRMVQHLIAEPPTAEGLLRLVSWALDCGADVDDEQLLEAAFLAAKLLQNPLALAAAGKVRSEALRPRARAVMAMVSYNDGDFGTAVRLLEEGLGYLDADPSGPLGAGLLWAAARAAMGDSSPDIVADARTAAAALVNGLPESDPVVGLVGRHAKALELAALAHEGHYAEVREGLERFGAALSPEQPDFVMNRVFLLAIQCELLTVEGQAVEALDAGREALALLDEQADDLLYFSDFVLARYTLAALGAGDWSAAGTALERYSARSAMGLIVFGGDIQTLKGLSLLRQGRLEQAAELVTPAVEALRVRDPQQLKNLGNALAFYAAARSGDTALAERLAGEQAGQAGQQAGAAAGGAYVEALAELFTLAGQELVAKGSGLDKLRKLPESIRLHQEPGVLLQNLVLRAELGDVQAMESIKGITPSMSGAWAAGWLSLAEAHLGADGQGFVNAGNLLAAAGMPGPAAVAFDKAALSFDAEGKRPEARQAAVLRDVSEASLGDALVHDPSTEADRSVPLTRREQDIVALAVSGLTDRQIAEKLMVSVRTVEGHLYRSYAKLGIRRREDLGAAVRH, encoded by the coding sequence ATGCGGGCTGAGCACCTTGTAGGCCGGGACGCCGAGCTGGAACTGGCCATGAAGATCCTGCGCCAGGAAGGTGCGGGGGCTGTGCTTCTGGTAGCGGACCCCGGCATCGGAAAGACGGCCCTTGCCGCCGAAATTGCGAGCCGCCTGGCAGGGGAAATGGTGGTAATGCGGGTCCACGGAAGCCCCGCATTGTCTGCTGTGCCCTACGGTGTCCTGGCGCCCTATTTGCTGGACTTGCCTGTGGAACAAGCTACCTCGCCGGTGGCGATCCTGCGGGAGTTCTGGGCACAGTTCGAGAAACGCCGTGGCGGCCAAGGTGCACGGCTCTTGCTTATTGTGGACGATGCCCACGACCTTGACGAAGGCAGCACCCAGATCCTGGCCGAATTGGTGACGGCAGGGTGGGCCAGGCTCGTGGCCACGGGCAGGCCTCGCCCGGGTCTGCCCCCCGCGCTGCTTCAGCTGTGGTACGACGGCCTCGCCGAGCGGCTGGAGCTTCATCCCCTGGACCATGAGGGCGTCACCGAGCTCGCGGAGAAGACACTGGACGGAACCGTCATGGCCAGTGCCGCGGACGTGCTGCACTCCGTGTCCGAGGGCAATCCATTACTCCTTCGCTGCCTCCTGGACGACTCAAGGGCGGACGGAAACCTGGTCCGGCGGAACGGTGTCTGGTTCCTGACACGAGCCCTCTCGGGCAGCGGCGAAGGCTTGGCCGAGGTAGTGCGGAACCGTGTACTGCGGAGCAGCGAGGCTGAGAGGGAAGCGATGTACGTCATCGCTCTCTCCGAACCCGTCCCTGCCGCCGTGCTGGACACACAAGTTGGCAGGGAAACCGTGCGGGCGCTGATGGACAGCCGGCTGGTGCTGTCCACCAACGGGCCCGGAAGCCCCCTCAAGATGTGGCACCCCATGTACAGCGAGGCGCTGCGCCAGCTTGTTTCGCCTGCCCGCAGCCTCCAGATCCGCCAGCGCATGGTCCAACACCTGATCGCGGAGCCGCCCACGGCCGAGGGGCTGCTCCGGTTGGTGAGCTGGGCGCTGGACTGTGGTGCCGACGTCGATGATGAACAACTGCTGGAGGCAGCTTTCCTGGCTGCAAAACTGCTCCAGAACCCCCTGGCGCTGGCAGCAGCCGGCAAGGTCCGCTCCGAGGCGTTGCGCCCGCGCGCCCGCGCAGTCATGGCCATGGTCAGCTACAACGACGGCGACTTTGGCACTGCGGTGCGGCTGTTGGAAGAGGGCCTGGGGTACTTGGACGCCGATCCGTCGGGTCCCCTGGGGGCAGGGCTTTTGTGGGCCGCCGCGCGGGCGGCCATGGGTGACTCATCGCCGGACATCGTGGCCGATGCCCGGACCGCGGCGGCAGCCCTCGTCAACGGACTTCCGGAATCAGACCCCGTGGTGGGGCTTGTGGGGCGGCATGCCAAGGCACTGGAGTTGGCGGCGCTTGCCCACGAGGGCCACTACGCAGAAGTCCGTGAAGGCCTGGAGAGATTTGGGGCAGCGCTCAGCCCGGAACAACCGGATTTTGTCATGAACCGGGTATTCCTCCTGGCCATCCAGTGCGAACTCCTGACGGTCGAGGGCCAGGCCGTGGAGGCCCTCGACGCCGGCCGTGAAGCGTTGGCGCTGCTGGACGAGCAGGCTGATGACCTCCTGTACTTCAGCGACTTTGTGCTGGCGCGCTACACCCTTGCCGCACTGGGAGCGGGGGACTGGAGTGCCGCAGGGACTGCCCTGGAACGTTACTCAGCGAGATCGGCCATGGGCCTCATCGTCTTTGGTGGGGACATCCAAACCCTCAAAGGGTTGTCACTGCTGCGTCAAGGCAGGCTGGAGCAGGCCGCGGAGCTGGTGACTCCGGCCGTCGAGGCACTCAGGGTCAGGGACCCCCAACAGCTGAAGAATCTGGGCAATGCACTCGCGTTCTACGCCGCGGCGAGGTCCGGCGACACCGCGCTTGCTGAGCGCCTGGCCGGGGAACAGGCTGGCCAGGCAGGCCAGCAGGCCGGTGCAGCGGCCGGAGGAGCCTACGTGGAGGCCCTTGCGGAACTTTTTACCCTGGCCGGCCAGGAGTTGGTGGCCAAAGGCTCAGGACTGGACAAGCTCAGGAAGCTCCCGGAATCCATACGGCTGCATCAGGAGCCCGGTGTCCTGCTGCAAAACCTGGTGCTCCGTGCCGAGCTCGGCGACGTACAGGCCATGGAGTCCATCAAGGGGATCACACCATCCATGTCAGGTGCCTGGGCCGCCGGATGGCTTTCCCTGGCGGAAGCACATCTGGGCGCTGACGGCCAAGGATTCGTCAACGCCGGCAACCTTCTGGCCGCGGCCGGCATGCCCGGACCAGCCGCCGTGGCGTTCGATAAAGCGGCGTTGTCCTTCGACGCCGAAGGAAAGCGACCGGAGGCCCGGCAGGCAGCGGTGCTGCGCGATGTCAGCGAAGCCAGCCTTGGTGATGCCCTGGTCCATGACCCCAGCACCGAAGCGGACCGCTCGGTGCCGTTGACCCGCCGTGAGCAGGACATCGTGGCGTTGGCAGTCTCAGGGCTCACCGACCGCCAGATCGCGGAGAAACTCATGGTGTCCGTACGCACGGTAGAGGGCCACCTCTACCGCAGTTACGCCAAGTTGGGCATCCGCCGTCGCGAAGATCTCGGGGCTGCTGTCCGTCATTGA